A genomic stretch from Arachis stenosperma cultivar V10309 chromosome 3, arast.V10309.gnm1.PFL2, whole genome shotgun sequence includes:
- the LOC130965555 gene encoding uncharacterized protein LOC130965555 translates to MSDGWTDKKRRSIYNFLVNNPKGTIFLYSLDTSDISKITDKVVKRLEDAVEFVGEENVVQIVTDNAANYKAAGERMMETRKRPLMTMFTSANWKTTKVASTPEGIRVQNMALDSRLWKNIVICLKTAAPLITILRLVDSDEKPAMGFIFEGMRNAKETIKTNFGCVKKSYEPIWEIIDGRWQSQLHRPLHAAAYYLNPHYHYEPNFMVDDADIKIGLYNCLKKLVPNQEERKKVGLQLPDFHYARGLFGNETTKSSRKTILPAEWWDFYGDSCPELKKFAIRVLSLTCSSSGCERNWSAFEMVHTKRRNRLHQKKMNDLVYVMYNLKLKGKQIRKTPELEFDTVHSDDEWITEDVNENIAESVEHSHLPTNDNTNDDPNSNEFAIPEEEDEHVNDDDDFVGRVEPEAEKNDVSDEDGEDDDVDAMEDEDIGGFEF, encoded by the exons ATGTCGGATGGATGGACTGATAAAAAAAGGCGTAGTATTTATAATTTCTTGGTGAACAACCCTAAAGGAACAATTTTTCTTTATTCATTGGACACTTCTGACATCTCGAAAATAACGGATAAAGTTGTCAAAAGGCTAGAAGATGCCGTAGAATTTGTTGGTGAAGAGAATGTAGTCCAAATTGTTACAGACAATGCTGCTAATTATAAGGCTGCTGGAGAAAGAATGATGGAGACTAGAAAAA GACCATTGATGACTATGTTTACTTCTGCTAATTGGAAGACAACTAAGGTTGCATCAACGCCTGAAGGAATAAGAGTCCAAAACATGGCCTTGGATAGTAGGCTATGGAAGAATATTGTCATATGCCTCAAGACTGCTGCTCCTCTCATTACAATCCTTCGCTTGGTTGATTCAGATGAAAAACCAGCCATGGGTTTCATCTTTGAAGGCATGAGAAACGCCAAAGAAACAATCAAGACTAACTTTGGTTGTGTTAAAAAGAG TTATGAACCTATATGGGAAATTATTGATGGAAGGTGGCAAAGTCAATTGCATAGACCATTGCATGCAGCTGCGTATTATCTTAATCCTCATTATCACTATGAACCAAATTTCATGGTTGATGATGCTGACATTAAGATTGGTCTATATAATTGTTTGAAAAAACTGGTTCCTAACCAGGAAGAAAGGAAAAAGGTTGGTCTACAGCTTCCTGACTTTCATTATGCTAGAGGCCTCTTTGGTAATGAAACTACAAAGAGTAGTAGGAAGACCATACTACCTGCTGAGTGGTGGGACTTCTATGGAGATAGTTGTCCAGAACTAAAGAAGTTTGCTATCCGAGTTCTAAGCTTAACTTGTAGTTCATCTGGTTGTGAGCGTAATTGGAGTGCATTTGAAATG GTTCATACAAAGAGAAGAAATCGGTTGCatcaaaagaaaatgaatgatTTAGTGTATGTGATGTATAATTTGAAGTTAAAGGGCAAGCAAATTAGAAAAACTCCAGAACTTGAATTTGATACAGTGCATTCTGATGATGAGTGGATAACTGAGGATGTTAATGAAAATATTGCTGAAAGTGTTGAGCATTCTCACTTGCCAACGAATGACAATACTAATGATGATCCAAATAGTAATGAATTTGCTATTCCAg aggaagaagatgaacatgtgaatgatgatgatgattttgttGGCCGTGTTGAACCTGAGGCTGAAAAAAATGATGTTTCTGATGAAGATGGtgaagatgatgatgttgatgCCATGGAAGATGAAGATATTGGAGGATTTGAATTTTAG